In Triticum aestivum cultivar Chinese Spring chromosome 5B, IWGSC CS RefSeq v2.1, whole genome shotgun sequence, the following proteins share a genomic window:
- the LOC123113341 gene encoding protein TORNADO 1 — protein MGDGIIMAPSPSNQEYIRDVAEIDLQEYKDIENIAFYQVAANSGSGLSMESERSLRIHICIDQNGVNFLLEFLHHLVDSKESYRGVTNLLFHGIEWQPEAIQLLCSYLGPGSNVKQAEFQKNVFSTKSAVALVPLSEMLQRNNTLKAVVLNDCRIGAAGATLLASALAKNRSVEEFQVWEDSMGSKGAEELSKMIEVNYMLKLLIILDNNSIPAAPLISAVLARNRRVEVHIWGRSRDTRGGMNNCKIVEFLPETGNMRIYSNINSTGLQRVACALAWNTTVTTLDMTGVPLKSRWTKELREVLDRNRSLKVVKLTKCCLRDKAVVYIAAGLFKNKYLESLTLDGNHFGGVGLEHLLCPLSTFSPLQTQANSTLKVLSFGGERTNIGRYGVAAILQMLETNQSLIQLSICDDASLRSSDVVNIFTTLQRNATIRILSFRGCKGVEGEAVLQTIMNTLQVNPWIEEIDLHETPLHVAGKTGQIYEKLGQNGSLVLPNDLLDLPLSAPTCCRVVLCGQELAGKSMLCSSMNQCMNSMNLPRMDARKTLKTPVEQMPFTDENKMNSIFDGNTKLTMCNLGGNEGSSALHDFMFVVLGGPSFFMIVSSLVGKPATKYPKGIDEIEWELIYWLRFLISNYRRRVSHSFRPCVTIVLTHYDKVSHLPEGLQPIASVVQRLREDFQSHAEIYPTVFAVDSRSLVSVSKLTHHLRKTTKTITQQVPQVYEVCNDLIKVLHDWRLKNNRAVIRWAEFCEICQLNIPVLRLRSRRDNVEKVDTRRRAVARSLHTLGEIVFFEELGLLVMNCEWFCRDVLSQLATLKSIKTESSGGFVHKEELEKILQEKLRNQIPRSNWRTGASLQASDIINILLELELCYEQDPGNPHTLLLLPAILGENKGGAEKWQLTMPECRFVGRRLECEDTHMLLTSDFFPRLQVRLHNKIMCLGQQEAVYILEKNLIYTVINGVHVKVELGMKFGSSIDVLACSGRNITDMVRLLHKFVIPAILNLSPNMTFKESILRPDCVKYLIPRRFRATQQLPLKKIKQILLSLPAESIYDYQHTWSAVESNRRLILRSGSDHARDLLSDDDFHEVLHRRYYDLQFLATELAVTPDNLQQPETIPEADVVDPSILGIARGVEMVLQRLKIIEQGIRDLKEEIASLRYYEYHLVTELHRKMDYVMNYSIQLEDRKVPQMFYLVSLDNRSRKLVTRILPGMRSLRVHMLCEFRREMHVVEDQIGCDLIQVDNQAVQSLLPYMSKFMKLLTFALKIGAHFIVGMGEMIPDLSREVVHLLDSSAMYSASAASVGALGAAVMYGRARNSGANDMGEDMKAARQWLVDFLRGQGVLTGMDIAQRFGLWRVRYRDDGHIGWVCRKHITARGDEVFELPL, from the exons ATGGGTGATGGGATCATCATGGCACCATCACCGTCTAACCAGGAGTATATCAGAGATGTTGCAGAAATTGATTTACAGGAGTACAAGGACATTGAGAACATCGCATTCTACCAGGTTGCAGCAAACTCTGGATCGGGCTTGTCTATGGAAAGTGAGAGATCACTAAGGATCCATATTTGTATAGACCAGAATGGTGTCAACTTTCTGCTTGAGTTTCTGCATCATCTTGTGGATTCGAAAGAGAGCTACAGAGGCGTGACTAATCTCCTTTTTCATGGTATTGAATGGCAGCCTGAAGCAATCCAACTTCTCTGTTCATACTTAGGCCCAGGCTCGAATGTGAAGCAGGCGGAGTTCCAAAAAAATGTGTTTAGCACAAAATCAGCTGTTGCTTTAGTCCCACTCTCGGAAATGCTCCAAAGGAACAACACCTTGAAAGCAGTTGTTCTCAATGATTGTAGAATTGGAGCTGCTGGAGCGACACTGCTTGCGTCAGCTTTGGCAAAGAACAGAAGTGTGGAAGAGTTTCAAGTATGGGAAGACTCCATGGGCTCCAAGGGAGCAGAAGAACTCTCCAAGATGATTGAGGTGAACTATATGTTGAAGCTGCTGATTATACTTGACAACAACTCCATTCCAGCGGCTCCTCTTATCTCTGCTGTGCTGGCACGCAACCGCAGAGTGGAGGTGCATATATGGGGACGCAGTCGTGATACAAGAGGTGGCATGAACAACTGTAAAATTGTTGAGTTCCTGCCAGAAACTGGAAACATGAGGATTTACAGCAATATCAATTCTACAGGCCTACAACGGGTTGCTTGTGCTTTGGCATGGAACACCACGGTGACAACATTGGACATGACAGGTGTCCCTCTAAAGTCCAGATGGACCAAAGAACTTAGAGAGGTCCTCGACCGGAATAGGAGCCTAAAAGTTGTCAAACTTACCAAGTGTTGCCTCAGGGACAAAGCAGTGGTGTATATAGCTGCAGGACTGTTCAAGAACAAGTATTTAGAGAGCTTGACTTTGGATGGGAATCACTTTGGTGGAGTTGGATTGGAGCATTTGTTATGCCCTCTTAGTACATTCTCACCACTTCAGACACAAGCCAAttccactttgaaggttttgagtTTTGGGGGAGAGAGAACaaatataggtagatatggtgtggCTGCAATCTTGCAGATGTTGGAGACAAACCAGAGCCTTATTCAGCTGTCAATATGCGATGATGCAAGCCTGAGATCAAGTGATGTTGTCAATATCTTTACAACCTTACAAAGGAATGCCACTATTCGAATTTTGTCATTCAGAGGGTGCAAGGGAGTTGAGGGGGAAGCAGTCTTACAGACCATTATGAATACTTTGCAGGTCAATCCATGGATTGAAGAAATTGATCTTCATGAAACACCTTTGCATGTTGCAGGTAAGACAGGCCAAATTTATGAGAAACTTGGCCAGAACGGGAGTTTGGTTCTGCCAAATGATTTGCTTGATTTGCCACTAAGTGCTCCTACATGCTGCCGAGTTGTTCTGTGTGGCCAAGAATTAGCAG GTAAAAGCATGCTATGTAGCTCCATGAATCAGTGCATGAATTCAATGAATTTGCCTCGCATGGATGCAAGAAAAACTCTGAAGACTCCAGTTGAGCAGATGCCATTCACCGATGAGAATAAGATGAACTCAATCTTTGATGGCAACACAAAATTGACAATGTGTAATCTTGGTGGAAATGAAGGAAGTTCTGCGTTGCATGATTTCATGTTCGTGGTGCTTGGTGGTCCAAGCTTTTTCATGATTGTGTCTAGTTTGGTTGGAAAGCCTGCTACTAAATATCCAAAAGGCATAGACGAGATTGAATGGGAACTCATATATTGGCTGAGGTTCTTGATTTCAAATTATAGGCGGAGAGTATCACACTCGTTTCGACCCTGTGTAACTATAGTTCTCACCCATTATGACAAGGTATCTCATTTACCAGAAGGGCTACAGCCAATTGCTTCCGTTGTACAAAGGCTCAGAGAAGACTTCCAATCACATGCAGAAATTTACCCCACTGTTTTCGCTGTTGACTCAAGATCGTTGGTTTCAGTAAGCAAGCTCACTCACCACTTGCGAAAGACAACAAAGACAATAACCCAACAAGTTCCTCAAGTTTATGAAGTATGTAATGATTTGATCAAGGTTTTGCATGACTGGAGGTTGAAGAATAACAGAGCCGTGATCAGGTGGGCTGAGTTCTGCGAGATATGCCAGCTCAACATTCCAGTGCTAAGATTGAGATCAAGGCGTGATAATGTGGAGAAAGTGGACACACGGAGACGTGCTGTTGCCAGATCACTGCATACCTTGGGTGAAATAGTATTTTTTGAGGAACTTGGACTTCTGGTCATGAATTGTGAATGGTTCTGCCGAGATGTCCTCAGCCAGCTAGCTACATTAAAGTCAATCAAGACAGAGAGTAGTGGTGGTTTTGTCCACAAAGAGGAGCTGGAGAAGATACTGCAAGAGAAGCTGCGCAACCAAATTCCAAGGTCAAACTGGAGAACTGGTGCATCCTTGCAGGCCAGCGATATCATAAATATATTGCTGGAACTTGAATTATGCTATGAACAGGACCCTGGGAACCCACATACATTACTCTTACTACCAGCCATTCTTGGGGAAAACAAAGGAGGGGCTGAGAAATGGCAGTTAACTATGCCGGAATGCAGATTTGTTGGAAGGCGTCTCGAATGTGAAGATACACATATGCTCCTGACAAGTGACTTCTTTCCAAGACTGCAG GTTCGTCTGCATAACAAAATCATGTGTCTTGGACAGCAGGAAGCAGTTTATATCCTGGAGAAAAACCTTATTTATACAGTGATCAATGGTGTCCATGTAAAGGTGGAGCTGGGAATGAAGTTTGGCTCATCCATAGATGTGCTTGCATGCTCCGGTAGAAATATTACAGACATGGTGAGGCTACTCCACAAGTTTGTCATCCCAGCGATACTGAATTTGTCTCCCAATATGACGTTCAAGGAAAGCATTCTCAGGCCTGACTGTGTGAAATATCTCATACCACGAAGGTTCCGTGCAACTCAGCAGCTCCCTCTGAAAAAAATAAAGCAAATTCTACTGTCACTGCCGGCAGAAAGCATCTACGATTATCAGCATACCTGGAGTGCAGTTGAAAGCAATAGAAGGCTCATCTTAAGATCAGGATCCGACCATGCTAGAGATCTGCTGTCAGATGATGACTTCCATGAAGTTTTGCACCGTAGGTACTATGATTTACAGTTTCTCGCGACTGAACTCGCCGTCACCCCAGACAATCTGCAGCAGCCTGAAACCATCCCAGAAGCAGACGTGGTCGATCCCTCCATCCTGGGCATCGCGAGGGGCGTCGAGATGGTCCTCCAAAGACTGAAGATAATAGAGCAAGGAATAAGGGACCTGAAGGAAGAGATTGCAAGCTTGAGGTACTACGAGTATCACCTTGTGACCGAGCTCCACAGGAAGATGGACTACGTGATGAACTACAGCATTCAACTGGAAGACAGAAAGGTGCCTCAGATGTTCTACCTTGTCAGCCTAGACAACCGCTCCAGGAAGCTGGTCACAAGGATCCTGCCTGGCATGCGATCCCTGCGGGTGCACATGCTGTGCGAGTTCCGAAGAGAGATGCATGTGGTGGAGGATCAGATCGGCTGCGATCTGATCCAGGTGGACAACCAAGCGGTGCAGTCCCTGCTGCCCTACATGAGCAAGTTCATGAAGCTCTTAACGTTCGCCCTGAAGATCGGCGCACATTTCATCGTTGGGATGGGGGAGATGATTCCTGACCTGAGCAGGGAGGTGGTGCACCTGCTTGACTCCTCGGCCATGTACAGCGCATCCGCCGCGTCGGTGGGGGCTCTAGGCGCGGCAGTGATGTACGGGAGGGCGAGGAACAGCGGCGCCAACGACATGGGGGAGGATATGAAAGCGGCCAGGCAGTGGCTCGTGGATTTCCTGAGAGGGCAAGGGGTTCTGACAGGGATGGACATTGCGCAGAGGTTTGGCCTGTGGCGCGTTCGGTACAGAGACGACGGCCACATTGGGTGGGTCTGCAGGAAGCACATCACCGCGAGAGGAGACGAGGTCTTCGAGCTGCCGCTCTGA
- the LOC123113342 gene encoding oligopeptide transporter 3: MPSAKPPAPAADAAGGKAAAQGEGEGERYPVEEVALVVPETDDPATPVMTFRAWTLGLASCVVLIFLNTFFTYRTQPLTISGILAQILVLPVGRFMASVLPDREVRLLGGRLGSFNLNPGPFNIKEHVIITIFANCGVSYGGGDAYSIGAITVMKAYYKQSLSFLCALLIVLSTQILGYGWAGMLRRFLVDPAEMWWPSNLAQVSLFRALHETKEGGKPSTGPSRMRFFLIFFFASFAYYALPGYLLPILTFFSWACWVWPRSITAQQVGSGYHGLGVGAFTLDWAGISAYHGSPLVAPWASIANTAVGFVMFIYVIVPLCYWRFNTFDARRFPIFSNQLFTAAGQKYDTTKVLTSDFDLNVAAYDSYGKLYLSPLFAISIGSGFLRFSATIVHVLLFHGAEMWRQSRRAIGAAAKLDVHARLMQKYKQVPQWWFLVLLAGSIAVSLLMCFVWKEQVQLPWWGMLFAFALAFVVTLPIGVIQATTNQQPGYDIIAQFMIGYALPGKPIANLIFKIYGRISTVHALSFLADLKLGHYMKIPPRCMYTAQLVGTVVAGVVNLAVAWWMLDSIDNICDVEALHPDSPWTCPKYRVTFDASVIWGLIGPGRLFGQHGLYRNLVWLFVVGAVLPVPVWLLSRAFPEKKWIALVNVPVISYGFAGMPPATPTNIASWLVTGTVFNFFVFRYRKGWWQKYNYVLSAALDAGTAFMGVLIFFALQNAHHDLKWWGTEVDHCPLATCPTAPGIVVKGCPVF, translated from the exons ATGCCGTCCGCGaagccgccggcgccggcggccgacGCGGCGGgagggaaggcggcggcgcagggggagggggagggggagcggtacccggtggaggaggtggcgctGGTGGTGCCGGAGACGGACGACCCGGCGACGCCGGTGATGACATTCCGGGCGTGGACGCTGGGGCTGGCCTCCTGCGTGGTGCTCATCTTCCTCAACACCTTCTTCACGTACCGCACGCAGCCGCTCACCATCTCGGGCATCCTGGCCCAGATCCTGGTGCTCCCCGTCGGCCGCTTCATGGCGTCCGTGCTGCCCGACCGCGAGGTCCGGCTGCTGGGCGGCCGCCTCGGGAGCTTCAACCTCAACCCGGGGCCCTTCAACATCAAGGAGCacgtcatcatcaccatcttcgCCAACTGCGGCGTCTCCTACGGCGGCGGCGACGCTTACTCCATCGGCGCCATCACCGTCATGAAGGCCTACTACAAGCAATCCCTCAGCTTCCTCTGCGCCCTCCTCATCGTCCTCTCCACGCAG ATTCTGGGCTATGGCTGGGCTGGCATGCTGAGGAGGTTCCTGGTTGACCCTGCCGAGATGTGGTGGCCTTCTAATCTCGCCCAGGTCTCCCTCTTCAG GGCACTGCACGAGACGAAGGAGGGCGGGAAGCCATCGACGGGCCCGTCGCGGATGcgcttcttcctcatcttcttcttcgcgAGCTTCGCCTACTACGCGCTCCCCGGCTACCTGCTGCCGATCCTGACCTTCTTCTCGTGGGCGTGCTGGGTGTGGCCGCGCAGCATCACGGCGCAGCAGGTCGGGTCCGGCTACCACGGGCTTGGCGTCGGCGCCTTCACGCTGGACTGGGCGGGCATCTCGGCGTACCACGGCAGCCCGCTGGTGGCGCCGTGGGCGTCCATCGCCAACACGGCCGTCGGCTTCGTCATGTTCATCTACGTCATCGTGCCGCTCTGCTACTGGCGCTTCAACACCTTCGACGCCCGCCGCTTCCCCATCTTCTCCAACCAGCTCTTCACGGCGGCGGGCCAGAAGTACGACACCACCAAGGTGCTCACCAGCGACTTCGACCTCAACGTCGCCGCCTACGACAGCTACGGCAAGCTCTACCTCAGCCCGCTCTTCGCCATCTCCATCGGCTCCGGGTTCCTCCGCTTCTCCGCCACCATCGTGCACGTGCTGCTCTTCCACGGCGCCGAAATGTGGCGGCAGAGCCGGAGGGCCATCGGCGCCGCGGCCAAGCTCGACGTGCACGCCAGGCTCATGCAGAAGTACAAGCAGGTGCCGCAGTGGTGGTTCCTGGTGCTGCTGGCGGGGAGCATCGCCGTGTCCCTGCTCATGTGCTTCGTGTGGAAGGAGCAGGTGCAGCTGCCATGGTGGGGGATGCTCTTTGCCTTCGCGCTCGCGTTCGTGGTCACCCTCCCCATCGGCGTCATCCAGGCCACCACCAACCAG CAACCGGGGTACGACATCATCGCGCAGTTCATGATCGGCTACGCGCTGCCCGGCAAGCCCATCGCCAACCTGATCTTCAAGATCTACGGCCGGATCAGCACCGTGCACGCGCTGTCCTTCCTCGCCGACCTCAAGCTCGGCCACTACATGAAGATCCCTCCACGCTGCATGTACACCGCCCAG CTGGTGGGCACGGTGGTGGCCGGCGTGGTGAACCTGGCGGTGGCGTGGTGGATGCTGGACAGCATCGACAACATCTGCGACGTGGAGGCGCTGCACCCGGACAGCCCCTGGACGTGCCCAAAGTACCGGGTCACCTTCGACGCGTCGGTGATCTGGGGCCTCATcgggccggggcgcctcttcggcCAGCACGGGCTGTACCGGAACCTGGTGTGGCTGTTCGTGGTTGGCGCCGTGCTGCCGGTGCCGGTGTGGCTGCTGAGCCGGGCGTTCCCGGAGAAGAAGTGGATCGCGCTCGTCAACGTGCCCGTCATCTCCTACGGCTTCGCCGGGATGCCGCCGGCCACGCCCACCAACATCGCCAGCTGGCTCGTCACCGGCACCGTCTTCAACTTCTTCGTCTTCAGGTACCGCAAGGGGTGGTGGCAGAAGTACAACTACGTGCTGTCGGCGGCGCTCGACGCCGGCACGGCCTTCATGGGGGTGCTCATCTTCTTCGCGCTCCAGAACGCGCACCACGACCTCAAGTGGTGGGGCACCGAGGTCGACCACtgcccgctcgccacctgccccacCGCGCCCGGCATCGTCGTCAAGGGCTGCCCGGTCTTCTGA